Proteins from a genomic interval of Pseudodesulfovibrio nedwellii:
- a CDS encoding type IIL restriction-modification enzyme MmeI encodes MTEDTMQERLQGFIEFWKTLKGYEKGEAQLFLDHLFRALGHEDGVHSAGASFEDQIKKKKSTKFADLHWPGRVLIEMKKRKSDLAKHYDQAFDYWTHLTPNRPQYVILCNFDEFYVYDFNLQVEEPVDKLKTEDILARFTSLNFLLPGNKTPIFANNLIEVTRIAAQKATDVYKSIVNRGYDQADSQRFILQCVFCMFAEDFELLPTGLFTEIVEDSISQDAGYSLDVLP; translated from the coding sequence ATGACGGAAGATACAATGCAAGAGCGGCTGCAAGGGTTCATTGAGTTTTGGAAGACCTTGAAAGGGTATGAAAAAGGAGAGGCTCAACTGTTTTTGGACCACTTGTTTCGTGCGCTTGGACACGAGGATGGTGTCCACAGTGCGGGTGCTTCTTTTGAAGACCAAATCAAGAAAAAGAAAAGCACTAAGTTTGCTGACCTTCACTGGCCAGGTCGCGTGCTTATTGAAATGAAAAAGCGCAAAAGCGATTTAGCGAAACACTACGATCAGGCCTTTGATTACTGGACACATCTTACTCCAAATCGCCCACAGTACGTTATCTTGTGCAATTTCGATGAGTTTTATGTTTATGACTTTAATTTGCAAGTCGAAGAGCCTGTAGACAAGCTGAAAACCGAAGATATCCTAGCCCGTTTTACGTCGTTAAATTTCCTGCTTCCAGGCAATAAAACACCCATTTTTGCGAATAACCTCATTGAGGTTACAAGGATCGCTGCGCAGAAAGCCACTGATGTTTATAAAAGCATCGTGAATCGCGGCTACGATCAAGCAGATAGTCAAAGATTCATATTGCAATGTGTGTTTTGCATGTTTGCAGAAGATTTTGAGTTGCTGCCAACCGGATTGTTCACAGAAATTGTTGAGGATTCAATTTCGCAAGATGCCGGCTACAGCCTTGACGTTCTCCCGTGA
- a CDS encoding IS3 family transposase (programmed frameshift) has product MRKSRYTEEQIAFALRQAEHGTPIKEVIRKMGICEQTFYRWKKLYGGMGTSELRKMKMLEEENRKLKRLVADLSLDKVMLQDVLFKKALKPARRRKLVDEFRINYDVSIRHACRVALISRSLYGYQPKTDDQAELRMRIHEIAAARVRYGYKRIHILLLREGWQINHKRVYRLYREEGLTLRSKRPKRIVSAAHRQHVENAENPNEVWSIDFMSDALFDGRRLKLLTVVDNYTRECLAIKTGQGITGDQVADTLGYIAVGRSFPSRIKCDNGPEFTSKALDKWAYEHNVVLDFSRPGKPTDNGYIESFNGRLRDECLNVNWFLSLDDAQRKIGAWREDYNVSRPHTSLGNLTPFEFASHAGQLPGMAEPEKSQKIA; this is encoded by the exons ATGAGAAAATCTAGGTACACTGAAGAACAAATTGCCTTTGCCCTACGCCAGGCCGAACACGGCACTCCCATCAAAGAAGTCATTCGTAAAATGGGCATTTGCGAACAGACCTTCTATCGTTGGAAAAAGCTATATGGCGGAATGGGCACCAGTGAACTCCGCAAGATGAAAATGCTTGAAGAAGAGAACCGCAAATTAAAGAGGCTTGTCGCAGATCTAAGCCTCGATAAAGTCATGTTGCAGGATGTGCTGT TCAAAAAAGCTTTAAAGCCTGCTCGTCGGCGCAAACTGGTCGATGAATTCAGAATCAATTACGATGTAAGCATCCGTCATGCTTGCAGAGTGGCATTGATTTCACGATCTTTGTACGGTTACCAGCCCAAAACCGATGATCAGGCAGAATTACGCATGCGCATTCATGAAATAGCCGCTGCGCGAGTTCGTTATGGCTACAAGCGTATTCATATCTTATTGCTTCGTGAAGGATGGCAAATCAATCACAAACGCGTTTACCGACTCTATCGGGAGGAAGGGCTTACCCTTCGCAGCAAACGTCCTAAAAGAATTGTAAGCGCGGCTCATAGGCAGCATGTTGAGAATGCTGAAAATCCTAATGAAGTTTGGTCAATTGATTTCATGAGTGACGCCCTGTTTGATGGTCGGCGGCTAAAATTGCTGACTGTGGTAGACAATTACACCCGTGAATGCCTTGCCATCAAAACGGGGCAAGGCATCACTGGGGATCAAGTCGCTGATACTCTGGGATACATTGCAGTCGGTCGATCATTTCCTAGCCGGATCAAATGCGACAATGGACCGGAGTTTACATCAAAGGCCTTGGACAAATGGGCCTATGAACACAACGTTGTTTTGGATTTTTCAAGACCTGGAAAACCTACAGACAACGGATATATTGAGTCTTTTAATGGACGTTTGAGAGACGAATGCCTGAATGTAAACTGGTTCTTGTCTCTGGACGATGCACAGCGTAAGATCGGGGCGTGGCGTGAAGACTATAATGTGAGTCGTCCTCACACATCTCTGGGCAACTTGACGCCGTTCGAATTTGCTAGCCATGCCGGGCAATTGCCCGGCATGGCTGAACCTGAAAAAAGCCAAAAAATCGCATAA
- a CDS encoding class I SAM-dependent DNA methyltransferase, protein MDSKKGAFEGKLKGVPYFNGGLFSNIPSVTLNKEELELLRDAAIEDWSQVKPEIFGTLFQSSMEGDERHAYGAHFTSEADIYKIVMPTIVRPWREKIDKAKTLKSLIALKNEITKFNVLDPSCGSGNFLYVAYRELKKIESLIVDKIYENFGEKNIRKVGLSRVSTNQFWGIDNNPFAVELAKVTLLLAKEISIINQNKHFKKHVPLPDMYEKTLPLDNIDENVVCADALFKKWPEADAIIGNPPYQSKNKMLQEYGREYLDKLRGLYPKIPGRADYCVYWFRRAHDVLEQGGRAGLVGTNTIRQNYSREGGLDYIVSNGGTITDAVGTQVWSGDAVVHVSIANWVKGKANGECTLMNQLGDGIDSPWESYTLDVIPSSLSPKADLTSASSLAINNQAKSCFQGQTHGHKGFLIDKSEIQQHQKNDQLSDVIFPYLTARDMLTTYPSGPERYVIDFGNFDIVKASQHKIEFKKVKENVLPDIEAKARAERDKSGRDTGPRQNHLSHWWKFWRPRRDMIDTISSMTRYITCGRVTKRPIFSFVSSSIHPNDALMVFAFEDDYSFGILQSSTHWLWFTNRCSTLKGDFRYTSETVFNSFPWPQKPTPQKVKDVAAAAVSLRRIRQDLLSTNECTLRELYQAMELPGKNPLKDAQAALDLAVIKTYGFKAKSDILIQLRDLNLELAKKEAIGEELTGPGVPKSFKKIQDITSDDRISVPVE, encoded by the coding sequence ATGGACTCAAAGAAGGGTGCTTTTGAAGGGAAGCTAAAAGGCGTCCCCTATTTCAACGGTGGATTGTTTAGCAACATCCCCTCAGTCACTCTCAACAAAGAAGAGCTTGAACTGCTAAGGGATGCAGCAATTGAAGACTGGTCACAAGTGAAGCCAGAAATTTTTGGTACGCTATTCCAGTCGAGTATGGAGGGTGATGAGCGTCATGCATATGGTGCGCATTTTACGAGTGAGGCTGACATCTACAAGATTGTTATGCCAACCATTGTTCGGCCATGGCGCGAAAAAATTGATAAAGCCAAAACCTTGAAGTCCCTGATTGCCCTAAAAAATGAGATAACGAAATTCAATGTCCTTGACCCTTCCTGTGGAAGTGGCAATTTCTTATATGTTGCCTATAGAGAATTGAAAAAGATTGAAAGTCTTATCGTTGATAAGATTTATGAGAACTTCGGTGAAAAAAATATCAGGAAAGTTGGTCTGTCCCGTGTCAGCACAAACCAGTTTTGGGGAATAGATAATAATCCCTTTGCGGTTGAACTAGCGAAGGTGACATTGCTTTTGGCAAAGGAAATCTCCATTATCAATCAGAATAAGCACTTCAAGAAGCACGTCCCTTTACCGGACATGTATGAAAAGACTCTCCCCTTAGACAATATCGATGAGAATGTCGTTTGTGCAGATGCATTATTCAAAAAATGGCCTGAAGCTGACGCAATCATAGGCAATCCACCATACCAATCGAAGAACAAAATGCTTCAAGAATATGGCAGGGAGTATTTAGATAAGTTGCGTGGCTTGTATCCAAAGATACCTGGTCGGGCAGACTACTGTGTTTATTGGTTTAGGAGGGCTCATGATGTGCTCGAGCAGGGTGGACGGGCCGGTCTTGTTGGAACAAACACCATTAGGCAGAACTATTCTCGAGAAGGGGGATTAGACTACATCGTTAGCAACGGTGGAACCATCACGGACGCAGTAGGAACACAGGTCTGGTCCGGCGATGCTGTTGTCCATGTCTCTATTGCCAACTGGGTTAAAGGCAAAGCGAATGGTGAATGCACTTTAATGAACCAGTTAGGTGATGGGATAGATAGCCCATGGGAATCCTACACACTTGATGTAATCCCTTCCTCGCTTTCACCAAAAGCCGACTTAACATCTGCAAGTTCGTTGGCCATAAACAATCAAGCTAAATCCTGCTTTCAGGGGCAAACCCATGGGCATAAAGGCTTTTTGATAGATAAAAGTGAAATCCAACAACATCAAAAAAACGACCAGCTTTCTGATGTTATTTTCCCCTATCTGACCGCTCGTGATATGCTTACGACTTACCCATCTGGGCCCGAGCGTTATGTTATCGACTTTGGCAATTTTGACATTGTGAAAGCCAGTCAGCACAAAATTGAATTTAAAAAAGTAAAAGAGAATGTCCTACCGGATATAGAAGCAAAGGCGAGGGCTGAACGCGACAAGTCTGGTAGAGACACTGGCCCGCGCCAAAACCATCTTAGTCATTGGTGGAAATTTTGGAGGCCTAGGCGAGACATGATAGATACGATTTCTAGCATGACGCGCTATATAACTTGTGGGCGGGTGACAAAAAGGCCTATTTTTAGCTTTGTTTCATCGAGCATTCACCCCAATGACGCATTGATGGTTTTTGCTTTTGAAGATGATTATTCTTTCGGCATACTTCAGTCTTCAACTCACTGGCTGTGGTTTACAAATAGGTGCTCAACCCTCAAAGGCGATTTCAGGTACACCTCTGAGACTGTTTTTAACTCTTTCCCTTGGCCTCAGAAGCCAACCCCCCAAAAGGTAAAAGATGTAGCTGCTGCTGCGGTTTCGTTGCGTAGAATTCGACAAGATTTACTCTCCACAAACGAGTGCACTTTACGGGAATTGTACCAGGCCATGGAGTTGCCCGGAAAAAACCCTTTGAAGGATGCTCAGGCCGCACTCGATTTGGCCGTGATTAAGACCTATGGCTTTAAGGCGAAGTCAGACATCTTGATTCAGCTGCGCGATCTTAATTTGGAGTTGGCTAAAAAAGAAGCAATAGGTGAAGAACTCACAGGGCCAGGCGTTCCGAAATCCTTTAAGAAAATTCAGGATATCACGTCTGACGACCGCATCTCTGTGCCTGTGGAGTAG
- a CDS encoding DUF6933 domain-containing protein produces the protein MNANPAQIAQAKLLLGGFSYHKTHNRSVLGTLNDMKYASEFMLTDRLGLLPETEEEHRWVASFLNQTPCRCKDLKGVVFPDREILKMIDRVG, from the coding sequence GTGAATGCCAATCCGGCACAGATAGCTCAGGCCAAACTGCTGCTTGGTGGATTCTCGTACCATAAGACACACAATCGGAGTGTGCTCGGGACGCTCAACGACATGAAGTACGCCAGTGAATTCATGCTGACCGACCGGCTTGGCCTTTTGCCTGAGACCGAAGAGGAGCACCGCTGGGTTGCCTCATTTCTGAACCAAACGCCGTGCCGATGTAAAGACCTAAAAGGCGTTGTGTTTCCTGACCGGGAAATCCTCAAGATGATTGATCGGGTGGGATAA